Proteins encoded in a region of the Ornithodoros turicata isolate Travis chromosome 3, ASM3712646v1, whole genome shotgun sequence genome:
- the LOC135387090 gene encoding uncharacterized protein LOC135387090 has translation MDPRSKRKKGSYCCVVGCHNNRADARGKQPAIKFYSFPNKWYEQERRRRWITAVRRVNEDGTDWEPSPTSVICSSHFVGNEKAVDEAHPAYVPTVFPEVYKKKSARPVDVIERYERSKKRTHSDGNTNATRHMEIPVATTDMNSSWLHIEDMIDCDVEHGLISTGTQTEATSQCDVGTFSVLMCTILDNAGSTQVSHLSCTESAVQATPHTKSSSTGPDDRFCIFQGYDSVCDDAATVQELCGISLQGFALLLSLLTSLRVKSVSITVPNKLLMFLMKLKLGVSFSSLGTLFGVHRSTASRVFFLVLTNLVTATRDWIFPPSLSTVRATMPHCFKEHYHACRYIIDCAEVRTETPAPVEKQRSLYSNYKGGMTVKFLVAIVPNGQIAFISKAYGGRESDTTITVQCGFLDLVEPGDLILADKGFPGINAHLGLKDAILVMPPFSSGNAQFSSQEMDQTYQIAQVRVHVERAIQRLKVFNIINHRVPVDLVPHMTDIVRMCAVLVNLQAPIFRSPE, from the exons ATGGATCCTCGTAGTAAAAGGAAAAAGGGAAGTTACTGCTGTGTCGTTGGATGCCACAATAACAGAGCTGACGCAAGAGGGAAGCAACCTGCCATTAAGTTTTACTCGTTCCCGAACAAGTGGTATGAACAGGAACGCCGACGTCGGTGGATTACAGCTGTACGACGGGTCAA CGAGGATGGCACTGACTGGGAGCCGAGCCCCACAAGCGTCATATGCAGCTCGCACTTCGTTGGAAATGAGAAAGCCGTTGATGAGGCGCACCCAGCCTACGTTCCAACGGTTTTCCCGGAAGTGTACAAGAAAAAATCAGCCAGACCAGTGGATGTCATTGAACGCTACGAAAG ATCCAAGAAACGTACCCATTCTGATGGCAACACTAACGCCACCCGGCACATGGAAATTCCTGTTGCAACCACAGACATGAATTCCTCATGGCTACATATTGAAGACATGATTGACTGTGATGTGGAACATGGCCTAATATCCACG GGCACGCAGACAGAAGCCACCAGCCAGTGTGATGTTGGTACCTTCTCCGTCTTGATGTGCACAATTTTGGACAATGCCGGCAGCACACAGGTTAGCCACTTGTCTTGTACTGAAAGTGCAGTTCAGGCAACGCCGCACACCAAGTCATCTTCGACTGGCCCAGATGACCGTTTTTGCATTTTCCAAGGCTATGACAGCGTTTGTGATGATGCAGCAACAGTGCAGGAGTTATGTGGGATAAGCCTACAAGGCTTTGCATTACTTCTTAGTTTGCTTACTAGCCTCAGAGTAAAGTCAGTCAGCATTACTGTTCCAAACAAGCTGCTAATGTTTTTGATGAAATTGAAACTAGGAGTATCGTTCTCAAGTTTGGGTACGTTGTTTGGTGTGCATCGATCAACAGCAAGTAGAGTATTTTTTCTTGTCCTCACGAATCTGGTGACCGCAACCAGGGACTGGATTTTTCCTCCGTCACTAAGCACCGTTAGAGCTACAATGCCACACTGTTTTAAGGAACACTATCATGCTTGTAGGTATATCATTGATTGTGCTGAAGTTCGAACCGAAACACCAGCTCCTGTCGAGAAGCAGCGTAGCCTTTACTCAAATTACAAGGGAGGCATGACCGTAAAATTTCTGGTGGCTATTGTACCCAATGGGCAGATTGCCTTTATATCAAAGGCATATGGAGGACGGGAGAGTGACACAACTATCACAGTTCAGTGTGGATTTCTTGACCTTGTTGAGCCAGGTGACCTGATTCTGGCCGATAAAGGCTTCCCTGGGATTAATGCACATCTAGGACTGAAAGATGCAATTTTAGTCATGCCCCCATTTTCATCTGGGAATGCCCAATTTAGCAGCCAAGAAATGGACCAAACATACCAGATTGCCCAGGTCAGAGTGCATGTGGAAAGGGCTATTCAACGCCTAAAGGTATTCAATATTATAAACCACAGGGTGCCAGTTGATCTCGTCCCACACATGACAGACATAGTTCGAATGTGTGCAGTACTTGTGAATTTACAAGCACCAATTTTTAGGTCACCAGAATGA